A genomic region of Bombus pyrosoma isolate SC7728 linkage group LG6, ASM1482585v1, whole genome shotgun sequence contains the following coding sequences:
- the LOC122568623 gene encoding E3 ubiquitin-protein ligase TRAIP-like has protein sequence MNVICSICSDQLIQSDNIFYTRCGHVFHLHCLTSWLERSKSCPQCREKVTQSKIHRLYFTFSSNDLIVETQGSTLQEKVDRLKFQILLKEKDIQYYSSKNVTLEKQNAGLKQEVRKVESEINKKNAAIHALKEQINYFKEQSSHCDNLKREISQLKNKIDDLRPIQVLLHAPISDVSKMVGKTKDPETLTMYISIMKRELITRFNKCKQLRMSVKKLQEELSKVNTKSDTSLERMDLEEKLAFSESRNIALQKRVNELEEILDINEQSNSKLDVQVAEDVNNISIKNPIEETSKKHSQDISNKNSILNCTTKQTTEKICNAKTIQQKIQNCEADNDTSDLKLDLIDWNSAKNYSIGSKRFKLSEDDVNVSHTSHNDESSNSSISKKRRKNNTKKKVSDIEDEHNSSVIDLT, from the exons ATGAATGTCATTTGCTCTATATGTAGCGATCAATTAATACAGtctgataatattttctatacgaGATGTGGACACGTATTTCATCTGCATTGTTTAACGTCGTGGCTTGAAAg ATCAAAAAGCTGTCCACAATGCAGAGAGAAAGTTACACAGAGTAAAATTCATAGgctttattttacattttcaagcAATGACCTGATAGTTGAGACTCAAGGCTCGACATTGCAAGAAAAAGTAGAcagattgaaatttcaaattttgctaAAGGAAAAGGACATCCAATATTATTCCTCAAAAAATGTCACTTTAGAAAAACAAAACGCTGGCTTAAAGCAAGAAGTTCGAAAAGTAGAGAGTGAGATTAACAAAAAAAACGCAGCCATACATGCTTTGAAGGAgcagataaattatttcaaagaacAGAGTTCTCACTGTGATAATCTAAAGAGAGAAATTAGtcagttaaaaaataagattgaCGACCTTAGGCc aATACAAGTATTATTACATGCTCCTATCAGTGATGTTAGTAAAATGGTTGGAAAAACTAAAGATCCTGAAACACTtactatgtatatttctatcatGAAAAG agaattaattacaagatttaataaatgtaaacaatTACGCATGAGTGTTAAAAAGCTCCAAGAAGAACTCTCTAAAGTTAATACAAAATCTGATACCTCATTAGAACGAAT GGACTTAGAAGAAAAGCTAGCATTTTCAGAGAGCAGAAATATAGCATTACAAAAACGAGTTAATGAATTAGAAGAGATACTTGACATCAATGAGCAGAGTAATAGTAAATTAGACGTCCAAGTAGCAGAAGATGTaaacaatatttctataaaaaatccAATTGAAGAAACATCAAAAAAACACAGTCAAgacatttcaaataaaaattctatattaaattGCACTACTAAACAAACAACTGAAAAg atATGCAATGCTAAAACCATACAACAAAAAATACAGAATTGTGAGGCAGATAATGATACAAGTGATTTGAAACTAGATTTAATAGATTGGAACTCCgccaaaaattattcaataggGTCTAAGAGATTTAAATTATCAGAAGATGATGTAAACGTTTCACATACAAGTCATAACGATGAATCCTCAAATAGTTCtatatcaaagaaaagaagaaaaaataatacaaaaaaaaaggtatCTGACATTGAAGACGAACACAATAGTAGTGTGATTGATCTTACCTAA
- the LOC122568624 gene encoding poly(U)-specific endoribonuclease homolog isoform X1 codes for MLNKTFQTSVYILAILNISGISPFTTYQIGGNYKTEIKQHLNIYSSYISLYIFVRFIDFCTATHVSLTSDAELMMVSEELFNKSSHELFNHVYINYQRNMSFKNFTDNAPQRLLNTSTKIFLIPTIRSLVKLFDNYELDTYEPEVITREEDLEENEFIDNLMETDIMLHVMYFLSVKGFFKNDIRVYKDILKQIWFHLYSRSKNINGTSGFEHVFIGERKPRKGIIGLHNWIFFSHGELLKKINYFGFGHSKEFVNKAVILEIYFTYTGKRKKSSMFIGTTPELEIALYTLCFFTRPNKRCQLSFGGFKFYVQTYILQNNGTKFIGTAFPMFPYIKHKSNK; via the exons atgttaaataagaCGTTTCAAACTTCTGTTTACATCCTagctatattaaatatttcaggcATAAGTCCTTTTACAACTTATCAAATAGGCGGtaattataaaacagaaataaaacaacatttaaatatttattcatcttatatatctttatatatatttgttcgtTTCATAGATTTCTGTACTGCTACACACGTATCTTTAACAAGTGATGCAGAATTAATGATGGTATcagaagaattatttaataagtcTTCTCATGAATTATTCAATcatgtgtatataaattatcaaagaaatatgAGCTTTAAAAACTTTACTGATAATGCTCCACAGag GTTGTTAAATACATCgaccaaaatatttttaataccaaCAATAAGATCTCTTGTAAAgttatttgataattatgaATTGGATACTTATGAGCCAGAAGTCATAACAAGGGAAGAAGATCTAGAAGAGAATgaatttattgataatttaatgGAAACAGATATAATGTTACATGTTATGTACTTTTTGTCAGTTAAAGGATTCTTTAAAAATGACATACGagtttataaagatattttaaaacaaatttggtttcatttatattctcggagtaaaaatataaatggcACTTCTGGATTTGAACATGTATTTATAGGAGAAAGAAAACCACGTAAAGGTATTATAGGGCTTCATAATTGGATTTTCTTTTCCCATGgagaattattaaagaaaattaattattttggatTTGGCCATAGTAAGGAATTTGTTAAT aaagctgtcattttagaaatatatttcacttatactggaaaacgtaaaaaatcaTCTATGTTCATTGGAACCACTCCAGAATTAGAAATAGCCCTTTATACACTTTGTTTTTTTACAAGACCAAATAAAAGATGTCAGTTGTCTTTTGGaggatttaaattttatgttcagacatacatattacaaaataatggtacaaaatttattggaaCTGCTTTCCCTATGTTTCCctatattaaacataaatcaaataagtga
- the LOC122568624 gene encoding poly(U)-specific endoribonuclease homolog isoform X2 yields MLNKTFQTSVYILAILNISGISPFTTYQIGDFCTATHVSLTSDAELMMVSEELFNKSSHELFNHVYINYQRNMSFKNFTDNAPQRLLNTSTKIFLIPTIRSLVKLFDNYELDTYEPEVITREEDLEENEFIDNLMETDIMLHVMYFLSVKGFFKNDIRVYKDILKQIWFHLYSRSKNINGTSGFEHVFIGERKPRKGIIGLHNWIFFSHGELLKKINYFGFGHSKEFVNKAVILEIYFTYTGKRKKSSMFIGTTPELEIALYTLCFFTRPNKRCQLSFGGFKFYVQTYILQNNGTKFIGTAFPMFPYIKHKSNK; encoded by the exons atgttaaataagaCGTTTCAAACTTCTGTTTACATCCTagctatattaaatatttcaggcATAAGTCCTTTTACAACTTATCAAATAGGCG ATTTCTGTACTGCTACACACGTATCTTTAACAAGTGATGCAGAATTAATGATGGTATcagaagaattatttaataagtcTTCTCATGAATTATTCAATcatgtgtatataaattatcaaagaaatatgAGCTTTAAAAACTTTACTGATAATGCTCCACAGag GTTGTTAAATACATCgaccaaaatatttttaataccaaCAATAAGATCTCTTGTAAAgttatttgataattatgaATTGGATACTTATGAGCCAGAAGTCATAACAAGGGAAGAAGATCTAGAAGAGAATgaatttattgataatttaatgGAAACAGATATAATGTTACATGTTATGTACTTTTTGTCAGTTAAAGGATTCTTTAAAAATGACATACGagtttataaagatattttaaaacaaatttggtttcatttatattctcggagtaaaaatataaatggcACTTCTGGATTTGAACATGTATTTATAGGAGAAAGAAAACCACGTAAAGGTATTATAGGGCTTCATAATTGGATTTTCTTTTCCCATGgagaattattaaagaaaattaattattttggatTTGGCCATAGTAAGGAATTTGTTAAT aaagctgtcattttagaaatatatttcacttatactggaaaacgtaaaaaatcaTCTATGTTCATTGGAACCACTCCAGAATTAGAAATAGCCCTTTATACACTTTGTTTTTTTACAAGACCAAATAAAAGATGTCAGTTGTCTTTTGGaggatttaaattttatgttcagacatacatattacaaaataatggtacaaaatttattggaaCTGCTTTCCCTATGTTTCCctatattaaacataaatcaaataagtga
- the LOC122568622 gene encoding zinc finger MYND domain-containing protein 10 isoform X1, with protein MSNRMEYIILPWDIELYIQHLQISELEDIGTKGWFEFHKKLMLLNQQSVLEISGLREESTKEWFVSFKKIPILIYEAIQIDIWKHKVFPLLIEINEEPKNTFMLYTVFYHEDIAVSLLENVLFHCESAETINDSALDLVDYAVKSVSLLLDMPVIEIYENVRDPNSCLEEIFEKKKEFEFDIGIRCISILRYLAEYVDSLPLCVLSRLLATHDVPYLLAELIERHPWKKESTEGENMIYNSGWRKVKSGEEGKISKIEGQVWLGLRELLLNTKSAPYYEITDHRFSQLLKLQKYLHECVLDQISPLIDLKRWLNYLSISSPNGNALRAINVELIPQIKSSIIEKYHKKWKKLAKHQSKFIFTTDADYIKNAAQILSDAYDLDKLDCIDVKECSLCHEEAKKRCSKCKEVWYCGRYRFFSYVYKTVLFFTKTISDVLFQGVSSQRLGEA; from the exons atgtcaaatcgaatggaatatataattttgccGTGGGacattgaattatatatacaacatCTACAAATTTCGGAACTTGAAGATATTGGAACGAAAGg CTGgtttgaatttcataaaaagttGATGTTATTAAACCAACAAAGCGTATTAGAAATTAGCGGCTTGCGAGAAGAAAGCACTAAGGAAtggtttgtttcttttaaaaag ATTCCTATCCTTATATACGAAGCTATACAAATTGATATATGGAAGCATAAAGTATTTCCACTTTtgatcgaaataaatgaagaaccaaaaaatacttttatgctTTACACTGTATTTTATCACGAAGATATTGCTGTTTCATTATTAGAAAACGTATTGTTTCATTGTGAAAGTGCAGAAACTATAAATGATTCTGCTCTTGACCTTGTCGATTATGCTGTTAAATCTGTATCTTTACTTCTCGATATGCCTGTCatcgaaatttatgaaaatgtaagAGACCCAAA CTCGTGTCTTGaggaaatatttgagaaaaagaaagaatttgaatttgatattGGCATACGTTGCATTTCGATTCTCCGTTACTTGGCCGAATACGTAGATAGTTTGCCACTGTGTGTATTATCGCGATTGTTAGCTACTCATGATGTGCCTTATTTACTTGCTGAACTCATTGAAAGACATCcgtggaaaaaggaaagtacAGAAG gtgaaaatatgatatataacaGTGGTTGGAGAAAAGTAAAATCAggcgaagaaggaaaaatttctaaaatagaaGGACAAGTTTGGCTTGGTTTAAGGGAATTGTTGCTTAATACAAAAAGTGCACcttattatgaaattactGATCATAGGTTTTCTCAGTTATTaaag ttacagaaatatttacacgaaTGTGTACTGGATCAAATTTCACCTTTAATAGATCTAAAAAGAtggttaaattatttaagtatatCATCACCTAATGGTAATGCATTGCGAGCAATAAATGTGGAACTTATACCACAG ATAAAATCGtcaataatagagaaatatcataaaaagtggaaaaaattagcaaaacatcaatcaaaatttatattcactACAGACGCTGATTACATTAAAAATGCTGCTCAAATTTTAAGCGATGCATATGATTTAGACAAACTTGATTGCATTGATGTTAAAGAATGCTCTTTATGTCATGAAGAAGCAAAAAAACGTTGTTCTAAATGTAAAGAAGTTTGGTACTGTGGAAGGTATAGATTTTTTTCATATGTCTATAAAACAGTACTATTTTTTACCAAAACAATATCGGATGTATTATTCCAGGGAGTGTCAAGTCAAAGATTGGGTGAAGCATAA
- the LOC122568622 gene encoding zinc finger MYND domain-containing protein 10 isoform X2: MSNRMEYIILPWDIELYIQHLQISELEDIGTKGWFEFHKKLMLLNQQSVLEISGLREESTKEWFVSFKKIPILIYEAIQIDIWKHKVFPLLIEINEEPKNTFMLYTVFYHEDIAVSLLENVLFHCESAETINDSALDLVDYAVKSVSLLLDMPVIEIYENVRDPNSCLEEIFEKKKEFEFDIGIRCISILRYLAEYVDSLPLCVLSRLLATHDVPYLLAELIERHPWKKESTEGENMIYNSGWRKVKSGEEGKISKIEGQVWLGLRELLLNTKSAPYYEITDHRFSQLLKLQKYLHECVLDQISPLIDLKRWLNYLSISSPNGNALRAINVELIPQIKSSIIEKYHKKWKKLAKHQSKFIFTTDADYIKNAAQILSDAYDLDKLDCIDVKECSLCHEEAKKRCSKCKEVWYCGRECQVKDWVKHKSICDKITKNIECEKD, from the exons atgtcaaatcgaatggaatatataattttgccGTGGGacattgaattatatatacaacatCTACAAATTTCGGAACTTGAAGATATTGGAACGAAAGg CTGgtttgaatttcataaaaagttGATGTTATTAAACCAACAAAGCGTATTAGAAATTAGCGGCTTGCGAGAAGAAAGCACTAAGGAAtggtttgtttcttttaaaaag ATTCCTATCCTTATATACGAAGCTATACAAATTGATATATGGAAGCATAAAGTATTTCCACTTTtgatcgaaataaatgaagaaccaaaaaatacttttatgctTTACACTGTATTTTATCACGAAGATATTGCTGTTTCATTATTAGAAAACGTATTGTTTCATTGTGAAAGTGCAGAAACTATAAATGATTCTGCTCTTGACCTTGTCGATTATGCTGTTAAATCTGTATCTTTACTTCTCGATATGCCTGTCatcgaaatttatgaaaatgtaagAGACCCAAA CTCGTGTCTTGaggaaatatttgagaaaaagaaagaatttgaatttgatattGGCATACGTTGCATTTCGATTCTCCGTTACTTGGCCGAATACGTAGATAGTTTGCCACTGTGTGTATTATCGCGATTGTTAGCTACTCATGATGTGCCTTATTTACTTGCTGAACTCATTGAAAGACATCcgtggaaaaaggaaagtacAGAAG gtgaaaatatgatatataacaGTGGTTGGAGAAAAGTAAAATCAggcgaagaaggaaaaatttctaaaatagaaGGACAAGTTTGGCTTGGTTTAAGGGAATTGTTGCTTAATACAAAAAGTGCACcttattatgaaattactGATCATAGGTTTTCTCAGTTATTaaag ttacagaaatatttacacgaaTGTGTACTGGATCAAATTTCACCTTTAATAGATCTAAAAAGAtggttaaattatttaagtatatCATCACCTAATGGTAATGCATTGCGAGCAATAAATGTGGAACTTATACCACAG ATAAAATCGtcaataatagagaaatatcataaaaagtggaaaaaattagcaaaacatcaatcaaaatttatattcactACAGACGCTGATTACATTAAAAATGCTGCTCAAATTTTAAGCGATGCATATGATTTAGACAAACTTGATTGCATTGATGTTAAAGAATGCTCTTTATGTCATGAAGAAGCAAAAAAACGTTGTTCTAAATGTAAAGAAGTTTGGTACTGTGGAAG GGAGTGTCAAGTCAAAGATTGGGTGAAGCATAAGAGTATTTGTGACAAGATAACAAAAAACATAGAATGTGAGAAAGactaa
- the LOC122568622 gene encoding zinc finger MYND domain-containing protein 10 isoform X3, whose amino-acid sequence MLLNQQSVLEISGLREESTKEWFVSFKKIPILIYEAIQIDIWKHKVFPLLIEINEEPKNTFMLYTVFYHEDIAVSLLENVLFHCESAETINDSALDLVDYAVKSVSLLLDMPVIEIYENVRDPNSCLEEIFEKKKEFEFDIGIRCISILRYLAEYVDSLPLCVLSRLLATHDVPYLLAELIERHPWKKESTEGENMIYNSGWRKVKSGEEGKISKIEGQVWLGLRELLLNTKSAPYYEITDHRFSQLLKLQKYLHECVLDQISPLIDLKRWLNYLSISSPNGNALRAINVELIPQIKSSIIEKYHKKWKKLAKHQSKFIFTTDADYIKNAAQILSDAYDLDKLDCIDVKECSLCHEEAKKRCSKCKEVWYCGRYRFFSYVYKTVLFFTKTISDVLFQGVSSQRLGEA is encoded by the exons ATGTTATTAAACCAACAAAGCGTATTAGAAATTAGCGGCTTGCGAGAAGAAAGCACTAAGGAAtggtttgtttcttttaaaaag ATTCCTATCCTTATATACGAAGCTATACAAATTGATATATGGAAGCATAAAGTATTTCCACTTTtgatcgaaataaatgaagaaccaaaaaatacttttatgctTTACACTGTATTTTATCACGAAGATATTGCTGTTTCATTATTAGAAAACGTATTGTTTCATTGTGAAAGTGCAGAAACTATAAATGATTCTGCTCTTGACCTTGTCGATTATGCTGTTAAATCTGTATCTTTACTTCTCGATATGCCTGTCatcgaaatttatgaaaatgtaagAGACCCAAA CTCGTGTCTTGaggaaatatttgagaaaaagaaagaatttgaatttgatattGGCATACGTTGCATTTCGATTCTCCGTTACTTGGCCGAATACGTAGATAGTTTGCCACTGTGTGTATTATCGCGATTGTTAGCTACTCATGATGTGCCTTATTTACTTGCTGAACTCATTGAAAGACATCcgtggaaaaaggaaagtacAGAAG gtgaaaatatgatatataacaGTGGTTGGAGAAAAGTAAAATCAggcgaagaaggaaaaatttctaaaatagaaGGACAAGTTTGGCTTGGTTTAAGGGAATTGTTGCTTAATACAAAAAGTGCACcttattatgaaattactGATCATAGGTTTTCTCAGTTATTaaag ttacagaaatatttacacgaaTGTGTACTGGATCAAATTTCACCTTTAATAGATCTAAAAAGAtggttaaattatttaagtatatCATCACCTAATGGTAATGCATTGCGAGCAATAAATGTGGAACTTATACCACAG ATAAAATCGtcaataatagagaaatatcataaaaagtggaaaaaattagcaaaacatcaatcaaaatttatattcactACAGACGCTGATTACATTAAAAATGCTGCTCAAATTTTAAGCGATGCATATGATTTAGACAAACTTGATTGCATTGATGTTAAAGAATGCTCTTTATGTCATGAAGAAGCAAAAAAACGTTGTTCTAAATGTAAAGAAGTTTGGTACTGTGGAAGGTATAGATTTTTTTCATATGTCTATAAAACAGTACTATTTTTTACCAAAACAATATCGGATGTATTATTCCAGGGAGTGTCAAGTCAAAGATTGGGTGAAGCATAA
- the LOC122568625 gene encoding 40S ribosomal protein S12, whose product MSDVENDDVPSAMAAGGAMDINTALQEVLKNALIHDGVVHGLHEAAKALDKRQAMLCILAENCDEPMYKKLVQALCNEHQIPFIRVDNNKKLGEWAGLCKIDCAGKARKVVGCSCVVVKDFGEDTPAKDVVMEYVKQSSVH is encoded by the exons ATGTCAGACGTTGAGAA TGACGATGTACCTTCTGCAATGGCAGCAGGAGGTGCAATGGATATAAACACAGCCCTTCAAGAAGTTCTTAAAAATGCACTTATTCATGATGGTGTCGTACATGGTCTTCATGAAGCTGCCAAAGCACTAGACAA GAGACAAGCCATGCTTTGCATTTTAGCAGAAAATTGCGATGAACCTATGTATAAGAAACTAGTACAAGCATTGTGCAATGAACATCAGATTCCCTTTATCCGAGTAGACAATAATAAGAAACTAGGTGAATGGGCTGGTCTATGTAAAATTGACTGCGCTGGTAAAGCTCGAAAAGTTGTTGGGTGCTCCTGTGTTGTTGTAAAG gATTTTGGAGAAGACACTCCTGCAAAAGACGTGGTAATGGAATATGTGAAACAAAGCTCTGTACATTaa
- the LOC122568278 gene encoding DNA-binding protein D-ETS-6-like isoform X2 encodes MRDLTICWRVSLRFMPSVKNQYGCGSKLNVVKGETIEENDMESEPVMVPSDPSEWNSNHITSWLLWCSQVFSIKLPPSTIQFPSTGKELLKLSSDYWHIIPGGKTLARHLGYLQYQATGIQLPNLLQKEKIDERFNLFQRTCSLIGSTAGVVGSGAVGGGQVQLWQFLLELLSDSSNSSCIAWEGSNGEFKLTDPDEVARRWGERKSKPNMNYDKLSRALRYYYEKNIITKVHGKRYAYKFDFHGLMMAYQTQTGVTLEASQSSRGASSSQHPSAPPPPPPPPPPPPPPPPPPPPPHYCWPYHRYSPPT; translated from the exons ATGCGTGATTTGACGATATGTTGGCGAGTAAGCTTAAGATTTATGCCATCGGTTAAGAATCAATACGGATGTGGCAGCAAATTAAATGTCGTAAAAGGAGAAACAATCGAAGAAAACGATATGGAATCAGAGCCCGTGATGGTTCCATctg ATCCGTCGGAATGGAACTCGAACCACATCACATCCTGGCTTTTATGGTGCAGCCAGGTGTTTTCCATAAAACTACCACCGAGTACAATTCAATTTCCATCAACTGGCAAAGagctattaaaattatcgtcTGATTATTGGCACATTATTCCTGGTGGAAAAACTTTGGCACGACATCTTGGTTACCTTCAATACCAGGCAACTGGTATACAATTGCCGAATTTGTTGCAGAAGGAGAAAATTGATG AGAGGTTCAACCTCTTCCAACGAACTTGCTCTCTGATTGGATCGACAGCTGGAGTTGTGGGTTCCGGGGCGGTCGGAGGCGGACAGGTTCAACTCTGGCAATTCCTGCTGGAGCTGCTCTCGGATTCGTCCAATTCATCCTGTATCGCGTGGGAGGGCTCGAACGGCGAGTTCAAACTTACCGATCCGGACGAAGTCGCGCGTCGATGGGGCGAACGGAAGAGCAAACCGAACATGAACTACGACAAATTATCGCGAGCACTCAG atattattacgaaaaaaatatcataacgaAAGTACACGGGAAACGATACGCGTACAAGTTCGACTTCCATGGATTAATGATGGCTTATCAGACCCAAACTGGTGTCACGTTGGAGGCATCTCAATCGAGCCGAG GAGCATCGAGTTCGCAACATCCATCGGCACCTCCACCACCGCCTCCACCACCACCGCCTCCACCGcctccaccaccaccaccacctccgCCACATTATTGTTGGCCTTACCACAGATACTCTCCACCAACGTAG
- the LOC122568278 gene encoding DNA-binding protein D-ETS-6-like isoform X1 yields MRDLTICWRVSLRFMPSVKNQYGCGSKLNVVKGETIEENDMESEPVMVPSDPSEWNSNHITSWLLWCSQVFSIKLPPSTIQFPSTGKELLKLSSDYWHIIPGGKTLARHLGYLQYQATGIQLPNLLQKEKIDERFNLFQRTCSLIGSTAGVVGSGAVGGGQVQLWQFLLELLSDSSNSSCIAWEGSNGEFKLTDPDEVARRWGERKSKPNMNYDKLSRALRYYYEKNIITKVHGKRYAYKFDFHGLMMAYQTQTGVTLEASQSSRGTGANCHPHHTHHTHHLYPTGASSSQHPSAPPPPPPPPPPPPPPPPPPPPPHYCWPYHRYSPPT; encoded by the exons ATGCGTGATTTGACGATATGTTGGCGAGTAAGCTTAAGATTTATGCCATCGGTTAAGAATCAATACGGATGTGGCAGCAAATTAAATGTCGTAAAAGGAGAAACAATCGAAGAAAACGATATGGAATCAGAGCCCGTGATGGTTCCATctg ATCCGTCGGAATGGAACTCGAACCACATCACATCCTGGCTTTTATGGTGCAGCCAGGTGTTTTCCATAAAACTACCACCGAGTACAATTCAATTTCCATCAACTGGCAAAGagctattaaaattatcgtcTGATTATTGGCACATTATTCCTGGTGGAAAAACTTTGGCACGACATCTTGGTTACCTTCAATACCAGGCAACTGGTATACAATTGCCGAATTTGTTGCAGAAGGAGAAAATTGATG AGAGGTTCAACCTCTTCCAACGAACTTGCTCTCTGATTGGATCGACAGCTGGAGTTGTGGGTTCCGGGGCGGTCGGAGGCGGACAGGTTCAACTCTGGCAATTCCTGCTGGAGCTGCTCTCGGATTCGTCCAATTCATCCTGTATCGCGTGGGAGGGCTCGAACGGCGAGTTCAAACTTACCGATCCGGACGAAGTCGCGCGTCGATGGGGCGAACGGAAGAGCAAACCGAACATGAACTACGACAAATTATCGCGAGCACTCAG atattattacgaaaaaaatatcataacgaAAGTACACGGGAAACGATACGCGTACAAGTTCGACTTCCATGGATTAATGATGGCTTATCAGACCCAAACTGGTGTCACGTTGGAGGCATCTCAATCGAGCCGAGGTACAGGCGCGAATTGTCATCCTCATCATACGCATCATACTCATCATCTGTATCCGACAGGAGCATCGAGTTCGCAACATCCATCGGCACCTCCACCACCGCCTCCACCACCACCGCCTCCACCGcctccaccaccaccaccacctccgCCACATTATTGTTGGCCTTACCACAGATACTCTCCACCAACGTAG